From Candidatus Aegiribacteria sp., one genomic window encodes:
- a CDS encoding BrnT family toxin, which translates to MLFEFDTRKSEKNAEKHGIDFEKAQKLWDDPDLIEIPARTEDEPRYMVIGMIDRTHWSGIVTYRDSSIRIISVRRSRDEEVIIYEG; encoded by the coding sequence ATGTTATTTGAATTTGACACTCGCAAAAGCGAAAAAAATGCAGAGAAGCACGGGATCGATTTCGAAAAAGCACAGAAGCTATGGGATGATCCTGATTTGATTGAAATTCCTGCAAGAACAGAAGATGAACCGAGGTATATGGTCATCGGAATGATCGATAGAACCCATTGGTCGGGAATAGTCACATACCGAGATTCATCTATTCGGATCATCTCTGTACGACGATCCCGTGATGAGGAAGTGATAATTTATGAAGGCTAA